In Sphingobacterium sp. PCS056, the following proteins share a genomic window:
- a CDS encoding HopJ type III effector protein has protein sequence MAHELLASLANKEIVFSDVLAYIAARYEHSPTAFTNGDQVNEETENQGSAKILAFASLNNLDKEQTLALFAEHYEAVLNDPEGDNHQNIRQFMLNGWDGVSFSGVALTLK, from the coding sequence ATGGCACACGAACTTTTGGCAAGTCTTGCGAACAAAGAAATTGTATTTTCTGATGTTTTAGCTTATATAGCAGCTCGTTATGAGCACTCTCCTACTGCATTTACTAATGGAGATCAAGTTAACGAGGAGACCGAAAATCAAGGTAGTGCAAAGATCTTGGCTTTTGCCAGCTTGAATAATTTGGATAAAGAGCAGACACTCGCTCTATTTGCTGAGCATTATGAAGCTGTTTTAAACGATCCTGAAGGTGATAATCATCAAAATATACGCCAGTTTATGTTGAATGGCTGGGATGGTGTATCGTTCAGCGGCGTTGCATTGACGCTAAAATAG
- a CDS encoding ATP-dependent RecD-like DNA helicase has translation MLIKDLLIQRFPWTATPQQNSVFELLAQFLSSFHTQDCFVLKGYAGTGKTTIISSLVKTLPYIKKKAVLLAPTGRAAKVMSFYSGRPALTIHKKIYRKKNAISFQLDFTLAENLHEDTLFIIDESSMISNESVNMFSKSLLDDLVRYVRSGKHCSIMFVGDTAQLPPVGLWESPALNPAYLENEFYFHPYTFELTDVVRQQKDSGILFNATKIRQEINLEELEGTYPFPKFITNGFKDIYRMTGERLIEGINYAYDKFGIENTMIICRSNRSANLYNQHIRNQILFRDEEITGGDHIMVVRNNYFWLQDNGVENGFIANGDMAKIRKVSNVHEQHGFRFADITIEFMDTQHQEPITCRVILDSLYTDSPNLPYEDQKKLYEAVALDYEDIFLKQDRLEAIKKDPYYNALQIKFAFAITCHKAQGGQWPAVFVDQGYLTDEMLTTEFLRWLYTGITRATEELFLVNFNEKFFS, from the coding sequence GTGCTTATTAAAGATTTATTAATCCAACGCTTTCCTTGGACAGCAACTCCACAGCAAAATTCTGTGTTTGAATTGTTAGCTCAATTTTTGAGTTCCTTTCACACGCAAGATTGTTTTGTCTTAAAAGGCTATGCGGGTACAGGTAAGACCACCATCATCTCCTCTTTGGTCAAAACATTGCCTTACATTAAGAAAAAGGCAGTTTTACTAGCTCCTACAGGACGTGCCGCCAAAGTAATGAGTTTCTATTCCGGTAGACCTGCCCTTACTATCCATAAAAAAATATACCGTAAGAAAAATGCGATTTCTTTTCAACTTGATTTTACATTAGCTGAAAACTTGCATGAAGACACGTTGTTTATTATTGATGAATCGTCAATGATCTCAAATGAAAGCGTTAATATGTTTTCAAAAAGTTTACTCGACGACCTGGTTAGATACGTACGTAGCGGTAAGCATTGTTCAATTATGTTTGTGGGCGATACGGCTCAGCTACCACCAGTAGGACTATGGGAAAGTCCCGCTCTCAATCCAGCTTACCTCGAAAATGAATTCTATTTTCATCCTTACACGTTCGAGTTGACCGACGTCGTACGACAACAAAAGGATTCGGGTATTTTATTCAATGCGACAAAGATCAGGCAAGAAATAAACTTGGAAGAACTGGAGGGCACTTACCCTTTTCCAAAGTTTATAACAAATGGATTTAAAGATATTTATCGCATGACAGGCGAACGTTTAATTGAAGGTATTAATTACGCTTATGATAAGTTTGGGATTGAAAATACGATGATAATCTGCCGTTCCAATAGGTCAGCCAATTTGTATAATCAACATATCCGCAATCAAATTTTATTTCGCGATGAAGAGATCACGGGAGGTGATCATATTATGGTGGTCCGTAACAATTATTTCTGGCTACAAGATAATGGTGTCGAGAATGGTTTTATTGCAAATGGTGATATGGCTAAAATAAGAAAGGTGAGCAATGTCCACGAACAGCATGGTTTTCGGTTTGCGGATATCACCATTGAATTTATGGATACCCAACATCAAGAGCCTATCACTTGTCGTGTTATCTTGGATAGTTTATATACCGATAGTCCTAATCTTCCATATGAAGATCAAAAAAAGCTATATGAGGCGGTAGCTCTCGATTATGAAGATATATTTCTGAAGCAAGATCGCCTAGAAGCTATCAAGAAGGATCCATACTATAATGCGTTGCAAATTAAATTTGCCTTTGCTATTACCTGTCACAAAGCACAAGGTGGCCAATGGCCTGCTGTTTTTGTAGATCAAGGCTATTTGACGGATGAAATGTTGACAACAGAATTTTTAAGATGGCTTTATACGGGCATAACAAGGGCCACAGAAGAGCTATTTTTAGTAAATTTTAATGAAAAATTC
- a CDS encoding efflux RND transporter periplasmic adaptor subunit, with amino-acid sequence MKLHFLIRYSLFFAGSILVASCQTNSSEHKEVTEEHQGHDHEEEEALMLTAAQEKQVGISYTTLSYQILSNGLVLNGVLDVPNDKKAYVTSVYGGVLEELYARPGDFVKKGQVLGKVLNPDLIKMQEQLQLINNQISLTQLELIRQQELVEGNAAPLKKLQQVEVELANLKAQKNSLSRQLSAGGGSLQISSQITIKAPISGVVASIQGLIGTRIEASSPILEIVNNEALHVDMYVYEKDFSKVKKGQKILFSPVNNAHISYEAQIDQLGQAFEKETNAIAVHAQVLGNKEGLINGMQVQGTVVIGDDKSLAVPTDCIVSTEGKDYIFILKEEHAEQEKNATTTTKEESHEGHDHGKDGHEYERVAIVKGVSSRGFTAITPIKELDEQTKIVQKGAFFLLAKMTNSGEHSH; translated from the coding sequence ATGAAACTACATTTTTTAATTCGATATAGTTTATTTTTTGCGGGCAGCATTCTTGTAGCTTCTTGTCAAACAAATTCTTCAGAACACAAAGAAGTAACAGAAGAACATCAAGGGCATGATCACGAAGAAGAAGAGGCGCTAATGCTGACAGCAGCGCAGGAAAAGCAGGTCGGAATCAGCTACACCACCTTATCCTACCAAATATTAAGCAATGGTCTTGTATTAAACGGCGTACTTGATGTCCCTAACGATAAAAAAGCATATGTGACATCCGTGTACGGTGGAGTGTTGGAAGAACTTTACGCGCGACCAGGAGATTTTGTTAAAAAAGGACAGGTACTAGGTAAGGTACTCAATCCCGATTTGATTAAAATGCAAGAACAGCTGCAATTGATTAACAATCAGATCTCGTTGACACAACTAGAACTGATTCGTCAACAGGAATTGGTAGAAGGCAATGCTGCACCTCTAAAAAAACTCCAACAAGTCGAGGTGGAGCTTGCCAATTTAAAAGCGCAGAAAAACAGCTTATCCAGACAATTGTCAGCCGGAGGAGGTTCTTTACAAATTTCATCCCAGATTACCATCAAAGCACCAATCTCAGGAGTGGTTGCGTCCATACAAGGATTGATCGGAACCCGCATAGAAGCTTCATCGCCAATTCTAGAAATTGTCAACAATGAAGCTTTGCATGTCGACATGTACGTCTATGAAAAGGATTTTTCAAAAGTCAAAAAGGGACAAAAAATTCTATTTTCACCTGTTAATAATGCCCATATTTCTTATGAAGCACAGATCGATCAATTGGGACAGGCATTTGAAAAAGAAACAAATGCGATCGCCGTTCACGCGCAGGTCTTGGGTAACAAAGAAGGCCTTATCAATGGGATGCAAGTACAGGGAACAGTAGTCATCGGCGACGACAAGTCTCTAGCCGTACCCACAGATTGCATCGTTAGCACAGAAGGCAAAGACTACATATTCATCTTAAAAGAGGAGCATGCTGAACAGGAAAAAAATGCGACTACCACTACTAAAGAGGAGAGTCATGAAGGACATGATCACGGTAAGGACGGACATGAATATGAAAGAGTAGCTATAGTTAAAGGCGTGTCATCACGTGGTTTCACAGCTATAACGCCAATAAAAGAGCTAGATGAGCAGACCAAGATTGTTCAAAAAGGAGCATTTTTCTTATTGGCCAAAATGACAAATTCAGGAGAACATTCTCATTAA
- a CDS encoding DUF6660 family protein encodes MKIFVYILSLYFIALTMVPCADHVQESSFVHTTQSKDIHHSEEEHVDYCSPFCICACCSTVLNIADNTIFSFVTVLLQSKDEIAYESIFYSFDYSSIWHPPQLG; translated from the coding sequence TTGAAGATATTTGTCTATATATTAAGCTTATATTTCATCGCATTGACGATGGTACCTTGTGCAGATCATGTACAAGAATCTTCTTTCGTACACACGACACAGTCCAAAGATATCCATCATAGTGAAGAAGAACATGTGGATTATTGTTCCCCATTCTGCATATGCGCATGCTGCTCTACAGTTTTAAACATAGCAGACAATACTATCTTTTCCTTTGTCACCGTATTATTGCAGTCAAAAGATGAAATTGCGTACGAAAGCATTTTTTATTCTTTTGATTACTCCAGCATCTGGCATCCGCCTCAACTCGGTTAA
- the rsmD gene encoding 16S rRNA (guanine(966)-N(2))-methyltransferase RsmD — protein MRIIGGQYGGIRLNPPTNLPVRPTTDIAKEALFNILQNRLDFDELTCLDLFAGTGNISFELASRYAHAVESIDLHFKCVQYIAETAKKMNISSIKAKKADVFKYIQTAKHKFDFIFADPPYDIPKLPQLAHLILENELLNKGGLLIIEHPSTREMDPHPNFVEKRKYGYSSFSFYTC, from the coding sequence ATGCGAATAATAGGAGGACAATATGGTGGTATACGTCTTAATCCACCCACAAACTTACCCGTAAGACCAACGACGGATATCGCAAAGGAAGCACTGTTTAATATCTTACAAAACCGTCTAGATTTTGACGAGTTAACTTGTCTTGATTTATTTGCTGGTACCGGTAATATTAGTTTTGAACTCGCGTCTCGGTATGCACATGCTGTAGAATCAATCGATTTACACTTCAAATGTGTACAATACATTGCCGAAACGGCAAAAAAGATGAATATTTCAAGTATAAAAGCTAAAAAAGCTGATGTCTTTAAGTATATCCAAACCGCAAAGCACAAGTTTGACTTTATTTTTGCAGATCCTCCATACGATATTCCAAAATTACCTCAGCTAGCACATCTGATATTGGAAAATGAGCTTCTCAATAAGGGTGGTTTATTAATTATTGAACATCCATCAACTAGAGAAATGGATCCACATCCAAATTTTGTCGAAAAAAGAAAGTATGGGTATTCATCATTCTCATTTTATACGTGTTAA
- the gdhA gene encoding NADP-specific glutamate dehydrogenase: MSNTFNEFINYVEKRNPNEPEFLQAVQEVTEDLIPFISESHPELLKLKILERLVEPERVISFRVAWLNDKNEVEINRGYRVQMSSAIGPYKGGLRFAPSVNLSILKFLAFEQVFKNSLTGLPIGGGKGGADFNPKGKSDAEIMRFCQSFMTELFRHIGPDTDVPAGDIGVGTREIGYLFGQYKRLQNAFTGVLTGKGSAWGGSYTRPEATGYGLLYFVECIYDFNNQDLKDKVVAISGAGNVAYYAAEKSIHLGAKVITLSNSQGTLYDEDGITSEKLAYIGTIGRDLDQYIIKYPNAKYFTDKKPWEFKCDIALPCATQNELTKEDALTLVANGCQCIAEGANMPSTAEAIKIFHDSKISFAPGKAANAGGVAVSGLEMSQNSIRQQWTKEEVDCKLKDIMVNIHKTCVKYGHDKDYINYLKGANIGGFLKVARAMTEQGIV, encoded by the coding sequence ATGTCAAATACTTTTAACGAATTCATCAATTACGTTGAGAAACGCAATCCAAATGAACCAGAATTTCTACAAGCTGTACAAGAAGTTACAGAGGATTTAATTCCATTTATTTCTGAAAGTCATCCAGAATTACTTAAACTGAAGATTTTAGAAAGATTAGTTGAGCCAGAGCGTGTTATATCATTTCGTGTGGCTTGGTTAAACGATAAAAACGAAGTTGAGATCAATAGAGGTTACCGTGTTCAGATGAGCAGTGCTATCGGTCCATATAAAGGTGGATTACGATTTGCGCCATCGGTAAACCTGAGTATCTTGAAATTTTTGGCTTTCGAACAAGTGTTTAAAAATAGCTTGACGGGCTTACCTATAGGTGGCGGTAAAGGTGGCGCTGATTTTAATCCTAAAGGAAAATCGGATGCTGAAATTATGCGTTTCTGCCAGAGCTTTATGACTGAGCTGTTCAGACATATTGGTCCAGATACAGATGTGCCTGCTGGTGATATCGGTGTTGGTACACGTGAAATTGGTTATTTATTTGGACAGTACAAAAGATTGCAAAATGCATTTACGGGTGTGTTAACCGGTAAAGGCAGTGCGTGGGGTGGCTCCTATACGAGACCGGAGGCCACGGGTTACGGCTTGCTTTACTTTGTTGAATGCATCTATGACTTCAACAATCAAGATTTAAAAGATAAAGTAGTGGCGATATCTGGAGCGGGTAATGTAGCGTATTATGCTGCTGAAAAATCGATACACCTAGGTGCAAAAGTAATTACCTTATCCAATAGTCAGGGTACGCTTTATGATGAAGATGGAATAACTTCTGAAAAATTGGCATATATCGGAACTATCGGACGTGATTTGGATCAATACATCATCAAATATCCGAACGCAAAATATTTTACGGATAAAAAACCATGGGAATTTAAATGCGATATCGCGCTCCCATGTGCTACTCAAAATGAATTGACAAAAGAAGATGCACTTACCTTAGTTGCCAATGGCTGTCAATGTATTGCTGAAGGTGCAAATATGCCTTCTACAGCTGAGGCCATTAAAATTTTCCATGACTCCAAAATTAGTTTTGCACCAGGAAAGGCTGCAAATGCAGGTGGTGTAGCTGTTTCTGGTTTAGAGATGTCGCAAAACTCAATTCGTCAACAATGGACGAAAGAAGAAGTTGATTGCAAATTAAAAGATATTATGGTCAATATTCATAAGACTTGCGTCAAATATGGACATGATAAAGATTATATCAACTACCTAAAAGGAGCCAATATTGGTGGCTTTTTGAAAGTAGCTAGAGCAATGACTGAACAAGGGATTGTCTAA
- the coaD gene encoding pantetheine-phosphate adenylyltransferase — protein sequence MKIAVFPGSFDPFTLAHQDLVERAVPLFDKIYIAIGVNSAKQGLLTAADKLATIQAVFKDRSTIEVVSFEGLTINFCHRVGANFLLRGLRNTADFEFENSIAQNNLILAPHIETYFLMSRSGLAHISSTIVRDVWKNKGSIVNMVPAVINDFLRNKDSL from the coding sequence ATGAAAATTGCTGTTTTTCCGGGATCATTTGATCCATTTACATTAGCACATCAAGACCTTGTGGAACGCGCTGTACCTCTCTTCGATAAAATTTATATTGCAATTGGTGTCAATAGTGCTAAACAGGGATTGTTGACTGCAGCAGATAAGCTGGCAACCATACAAGCAGTTTTTAAAGATAGGTCAACCATTGAAGTTGTTTCTTTTGAAGGGTTGACCATCAATTTCTGCCATAGAGTTGGAGCCAACTTTTTACTGAGAGGACTGCGAAATACTGCAGATTTTGAATTTGAAAACAGTATCGCACAAAACAACTTAATATTAGCTCCACACATCGAAACATACTTTTTAATGAGCAGGAGTGGACTCGCTCATATCTCTTCCACGATCGTTCGAGATGTCTGGAAAAATAAGGGTTCAATTGTCAATATGGTGCCTGCCGTCATCAATGATTTTTTAAGAAATAAAGATTCATTGTAA
- a CDS encoding CusA/CzcA family heavy metal efflux RND transporter, with the protein MLNAIIKFSIRNKIIIGLFTLIWIIWGIWSAFHIPIDANPDITNNQVQIITSSPALATQEVEQFVTYPIEQKLTNFPDLVELRSISRFGLSVVTAVFDDDVNIYFARQLISEKLQEAKENIPDGLGSPELAPISTGLGEIYQYVIHPAKGAESKYSAADLRTIQDWIIARQLYGTPGVAEVNSFGGKLKQYEVAVNPYKLKVTGVGINEIFSALEQNNQNTGGAYIDKKPSAYFIRGIGLLTSMEDIGNVAIKNKNGFPIYIRDVAEVREGSAVRYGALTYNGEKEAVGGIVMMLKGENSAEVVAAVKEKLERIKQSLPKDIVVEAFSDRTDLVNRAIGTVEKNLIEGALIVIFVLVIFLGNLRAGLIVASAIPLSMLFALGMMRLFGVSANLMSLGAIDFGLIVDGALIVVEATMHHLGLRKTKHVLSQVEMDEEVYQSSSKIRNSAAFGEIIILIVYIPILTLVGVEGKMFGPMAQTVSFAIIGALVLSLTYIPMMSALFLSKKPQHQITFADKMMAKLQLWYTPLVQKAVSIRKTLLILTLALLAFSGFLFSKMGSEFIPQLQEGDYAFHCILPQGSSLSQSIETSMQAAKIIKKFPEVKIVVGKTGSAEIPTDPMPPEATDMIITLKPMSEWKSGDTYTGLADRMLDSLSVIPGVFFEASQPIQMRFNELMTGVRQDVAIKIFGENIDSLATIASRVGQVVQSVNGASAPQIERTTGLPQISIIYNRTQLALHDVTVNELNKVIAMSFAGTSTGSIYENERKFDLVVRLDSSFKTSMADVENLPILTGDGDQVPLSQLATITMKDGPAQISRESGKRLVVIGFNIKDRDVTSVVNEIQEKLTSMDVMPAGYYYTFGGTFENLNAATKRLALAVPGALLLIFILLYLTFRSLKESLLIFTAIPMSAIGGIFALLIRDMPFSISAGVGFIALFGVAVLNGIVLISTFNQLEKEGMTNVFQRVWEGTKIRLRPVLMTATVASLGFLPMALSTGAGAEVQKPLATVVIGGLLSATFLTLFILPCLYVLFFNSKKMKIGKSTIITSLVILFLSFPNIIFAQSNIKRIQLEEAITQALNANLNFKNTALELEKSQLDQQRSFDRKTGIFIENEDFSPLEPNGLWKVGLSQDFAWPGFYKARKELLRKTSQMVSEQREDARKQLIRDVSLNYYQLVYLEARQLFFSQLDSTHQKLYESAKLRVKTGEAAGLEQMAAETKWQENKTTMLQNEQDLAIAAQNFSVLLNDNSVILPVKESLQKIKTSQHPDSIGEHPLIKIQQKSIEIAEANTKMEAQSKLPDFSGRAFSQRLWGQRNPVTGISLTMNVPMFSNQYYQNKIKVAELETAIEKQELEQLKMNLTAQKSNAKKEITKNEKQLQFYEQSGLKQSEAIMKAANLAYQSGEISYADLIQFFSQSIDIKINYLTALNAYNQSVIQYQYYHSN; encoded by the coding sequence ATGTTGAACGCAATCATCAAGTTCAGTATCCGTAATAAAATTATTATTGGACTCTTTACTTTGATATGGATCATCTGGGGGATATGGAGTGCCTTTCATATTCCTATAGATGCCAATCCAGATATAACGAATAATCAAGTACAGATCATAACCAGCTCACCTGCATTAGCCACCCAAGAGGTGGAGCAGTTTGTCACTTATCCGATCGAACAAAAACTAACAAACTTTCCTGATCTCGTGGAACTACGTTCCATATCACGATTTGGGTTATCTGTCGTCACCGCAGTTTTTGACGACGATGTCAATATTTATTTCGCTCGCCAATTGATCAGTGAAAAACTGCAAGAAGCAAAGGAAAATATTCCAGACGGTCTCGGAAGTCCAGAGTTAGCACCTATTAGTACAGGATTAGGCGAGATCTATCAATACGTCATCCATCCGGCAAAGGGGGCAGAGTCCAAATACTCCGCAGCAGATTTACGGACGATACAAGACTGGATCATCGCCAGGCAGCTCTATGGAACCCCTGGGGTAGCCGAAGTAAATAGTTTCGGAGGAAAGCTCAAACAATACGAAGTCGCTGTCAATCCATACAAACTAAAAGTAACAGGAGTCGGGATCAACGAGATCTTTTCCGCATTAGAACAGAATAATCAAAATACCGGAGGAGCCTATATTGACAAAAAGCCAAGCGCATATTTTATCCGCGGCATCGGACTTTTGACATCCATGGAAGATATTGGCAATGTTGCTATAAAAAATAAAAATGGTTTCCCCATCTATATTAGAGATGTAGCAGAAGTGCGTGAGGGCTCGGCCGTGCGCTACGGTGCACTTACTTACAATGGTGAAAAAGAAGCTGTAGGCGGTATCGTTATGATGCTCAAAGGCGAGAATTCAGCCGAAGTGGTGGCTGCTGTCAAGGAAAAGCTAGAGCGAATCAAGCAATCACTACCAAAAGATATCGTAGTAGAAGCTTTTTCTGACCGTACAGATTTAGTCAATCGTGCCATCGGTACAGTCGAGAAAAATTTGATTGAAGGTGCACTGATCGTTATTTTTGTTTTAGTCATCTTTTTAGGTAATCTACGAGCAGGACTGATTGTTGCCTCTGCTATACCATTGTCCATGCTCTTCGCACTAGGTATGATGCGTTTATTTGGAGTAAGCGCCAATTTAATGAGTCTAGGAGCCATAGATTTTGGACTTATCGTCGATGGAGCATTGATTGTTGTGGAAGCCACTATGCATCATTTAGGACTGAGAAAGACAAAACATGTACTGAGCCAAGTGGAGATGGATGAAGAAGTATATCAGTCATCTTCAAAAATTAGAAATAGTGCGGCTTTTGGTGAAATCATTATCCTGATTGTTTACATTCCCATATTAACACTAGTAGGTGTAGAAGGTAAAATGTTTGGACCGATGGCACAGACAGTGAGTTTTGCCATTATAGGAGCCTTAGTCTTGTCATTGACCTATATCCCAATGATGAGTGCATTATTTTTATCTAAAAAACCTCAGCACCAGATTACATTCGCCGACAAAATGATGGCTAAACTGCAATTATGGTATACACCACTGGTGCAAAAAGCCGTCAGTATTAGAAAAACATTATTAATATTGACCTTGGCACTATTGGCTTTCTCAGGATTTCTATTCAGCAAGATGGGCAGTGAATTTATCCCTCAACTTCAGGAAGGAGATTACGCATTTCACTGTATCTTACCACAGGGATCCTCGCTTTCTCAAAGCATAGAAACTTCCATGCAGGCCGCTAAGATCATTAAAAAATTTCCAGAAGTCAAAATTGTGGTCGGTAAGACCGGTAGTGCCGAGATCCCGACAGATCCAATGCCTCCAGAGGCGACCGACATGATCATTACATTAAAACCCATGTCCGAGTGGAAATCAGGAGATACTTATACCGGGTTAGCAGACCGGATGTTGGATTCACTTTCAGTGATTCCAGGTGTATTCTTTGAAGCTTCTCAACCCATTCAAATGCGTTTTAATGAATTGATGACTGGAGTCCGACAAGATGTGGCGATTAAAATATTCGGAGAAAATATTGATAGTTTAGCAACTATCGCAAGTCGCGTAGGACAAGTAGTGCAAAGTGTCAATGGCGCTTCGGCTCCGCAGATCGAACGCACGACAGGGCTCCCGCAGATATCCATCATCTACAATCGGACACAGCTTGCCTTACATGATGTCACGGTCAATGAATTAAACAAAGTGATCGCCATGTCTTTTGCAGGGACAAGTACAGGATCAATATATGAAAACGAGCGCAAGTTTGATCTAGTTGTTCGCTTAGATAGCTCCTTTAAGACATCTATGGCAGATGTAGAGAATCTGCCAATTTTGACAGGAGACGGTGATCAGGTTCCCTTAAGTCAGCTTGCAACCATTACCATGAAGGATGGCCCTGCGCAGATCAGTAGGGAATCTGGAAAAAGATTAGTTGTCATCGGGTTTAATATAAAAGATCGTGATGTAACCTCCGTGGTCAATGAGATCCAAGAAAAGCTAACCAGCATGGATGTCATGCCCGCAGGGTATTATTATACCTTCGGAGGAACGTTTGAAAACCTCAATGCCGCCACAAAAAGATTGGCACTAGCCGTTCCAGGAGCTTTGTTACTTATTTTCATATTGCTTTATCTTACATTTCGGTCGCTCAAAGAGTCTTTATTAATTTTTACAGCAATACCAATGAGTGCCATTGGTGGCATCTTTGCACTTTTGATTCGAGATATGCCCTTTAGTATTTCTGCAGGTGTTGGGTTTATTGCCCTATTTGGAGTAGCAGTATTAAATGGCATTGTATTGATTTCTACATTCAATCAATTGGAAAAAGAAGGAATGACCAATGTATTTCAACGCGTGTGGGAAGGAACCAAAATTCGACTAAGACCTGTATTGATGACAGCTACGGTTGCATCTTTAGGTTTTTTGCCAATGGCTTTAAGTACTGGAGCCGGTGCCGAAGTACAGAAGCCACTTGCAACAGTCGTGATAGGCGGATTACTATCTGCAACATTTTTAACATTATTTATATTACCATGTCTATATGTGTTATTTTTTAATAGCAAAAAAATGAAAATCGGAAAATCAACAATCATCACGTCATTGGTCATACTATTCCTATCGTTTCCAAACATAATCTTTGCACAGAGCAATATAAAGCGGATACAATTAGAGGAAGCAATCACACAAGCCCTAAATGCCAACCTCAATTTTAAAAATACAGCACTGGAGCTTGAAAAATCACAGCTTGATCAACAAAGATCTTTTGATAGGAAAACAGGCATATTTATTGAAAATGAAGATTTTTCACCATTAGAGCCAAATGGACTATGGAAAGTTGGACTTAGTCAGGATTTTGCTTGGCCAGGTTTCTACAAGGCAAGAAAAGAGCTTCTAAGGAAAACCAGTCAAATGGTATCAGAACAGCGTGAAGATGCTCGAAAGCAATTGATCCGCGATGTATCTCTAAATTACTATCAGTTGGTCTATCTAGAAGCGCGGCAATTATTCTTTTCGCAACTCGATAGCACCCATCAAAAATTATATGAATCAGCAAAGCTACGTGTAAAAACAGGGGAGGCGGCAGGATTGGAGCAAATGGCAGCCGAAACGAAATGGCAGGAAAATAAGACCACTATGTTGCAAAATGAGCAAGATTTGGCTATTGCAGCGCAAAATTTTAGCGTTTTATTAAATGACAATTCCGTTATTCTCCCTGTAAAAGAGTCTTTGCAAAAAATTAAAACTTCTCAACATCCGGATTCAATAGGAGAGCATCCCTTAATTAAAATACAGCAAAAATCAATAGAAATAGCTGAAGCCAACACAAAAATGGAAGCGCAGTCAAAATTGCCGGATTTTTCTGGAAGAGCATTCTCCCAAAGACTCTGGGGGCAGCGTAATCCTGTGACGGGAATTTCACTAACGATGAATGTACCTATGTTTTCAAATCAATATTATCAAAACAAAATCAAAGTAGCCGAACTGGAAACGGCAATAGAGAAACAAGAGCTGGAACAGTTAAAGATGAATCTTACAGCGCAAAAAAGCAATGCAAAAAAAGAAATCACCAAAAATGAAAAACAACTGCAGTTTTATGAACAATCCGGATTGAAACAATCCGAAGCCATCATGAAAGCCGCCAATTTAGCCTACCAGAGCGGCGAAATCAGTTATGCAGATCTTATTCAATTCTTTTCACAGTCCATTGATATCAAGATAAATTACCTAACAGCTTTGAATGCGTATAATCAAAGTGTGATTCAGTATCAATATTACCATTCAAATTAA
- a CDS encoding DUF3822 family protein: MNYISEDFNIHFLPEYTLSAKAGFSKDVITVTDKELNLNLLLEYDAENPKLEATQILSLPFRFVKVVIPHQSLTFIPKEVFQEDRLSDYAPYLVEHVPNHIHTYEMKNLGIVAVFEYDLILYNRWKALFPDAQIFPEFCIILDQAQDLVPIRGSVLGVHFVSDHLVDLYVFQNGQFILYNSFDVYFAEDLNYYILNILQQFSLSEKVSKVLISGDIPNDSYMKCLERYSDNVAYLSSKSKVHINHESDDINLKNYNTLFDAILCE, translated from the coding sequence ATGAATTATATCTCTGAGGACTTCAATATCCATTTTTTGCCAGAATATACCTTATCGGCAAAAGCAGGTTTTAGCAAAGACGTTATTACAGTAACCGATAAGGAGTTAAACCTGAATCTCTTACTGGAATATGATGCTGAAAATCCAAAATTGGAAGCCACTCAAATTTTGAGCTTACCCTTTCGATTTGTCAAAGTGGTAATACCGCACCAAAGTTTAACCTTTATTCCAAAAGAAGTTTTTCAAGAGGATCGCTTAAGTGACTATGCACCCTATCTCGTAGAGCATGTACCCAACCATATACACACCTATGAGATGAAAAATCTAGGTATTGTAGCAGTATTTGAATACGACTTGATTTTATACAACAGATGGAAAGCTTTATTTCCAGATGCTCAAATCTTTCCTGAATTTTGTATTATACTTGATCAGGCCCAAGATCTGGTACCCATTAGAGGATCGGTCCTTGGTGTGCATTTTGTATCTGACCATTTGGTAGACCTGTATGTATTTCAAAACGGACAATTCATCTTATACAATTCTTTTGACGTTTATTTTGCTGAAGACCTAAATTACTATATTCTAAATATTTTACAACAGTTTTCTTTGTCTGAAAAAGTATCTAAAGTATTGATATCTGGAGATATACCAAACGACAGTTATATGAAATGTTTAGAAAGATATTCTGATAATGTAGCCTACTTATCATCAAAAAGTAAGGTTCATATTAATCATGAGAGCGACGACATTAATTTAAAAAATTATAACACATTATTTGACGCGATACTATGCGAATAA